One region of Drosophila subobscura isolate 14011-0131.10 chromosome J, UCBerk_Dsub_1.0, whole genome shotgun sequence genomic DNA includes:
- the LOC117894969 gene encoding uncharacterized protein LOC117894969 — protein sequence MFPFSFWRVDEQKEPRELPSPVWQQLNATFVVIIGWSWLIYLLSAFIILVCVYFAYCERRRQLESARRLRGIQRDQERPPQKRRPSAAYRDHQIYRHIILSVAKYMKNPEGIRPFIEQMDQLQSLKPTASDQEQQHEQSSSF from the exons ATGTTTCCATTCTCATTCTGGAGGGTCGATGAGCAGAAGGAGCCGCGTGAGCTGCCCTCGCCCGTGTGGCAGCAACTAAATGCAACATTTGTGGT CATCATTGGCTGGAGTTGGCTCATCTATTTGTTGTCTGCTTTTATCATTCTCGTTTGCGTTTATTTCGCTTACTGCGAACGCCGCCGCCAGTTGGAGTCGGCGCGACGTTTGCGTGGCATACAGCGGGATCAGGAGAG ACCCCCACAAAAGCGTCGCCCCAGTGCTGCCTATAGGGATCATCAAATATATCGTCACATCATATTGAGCGTGGCCAAGTACATGAAGAATCCCGAGGGCATACGTCCCTTCATTGAGCAAATGGACCAGCTACAGTCCCTAAAGCCCACGGCATCCGATCAGGAACAGCAGCACGAGCAGTCCAGCTCCTTTTAG